One segment of Leptospira kirschneri serovar Cynopteri str. 3522 CT DNA contains the following:
- a CDS encoding ankyrin repeat domain-containing protein: MLGSNLVFVLFYSGEFFLTDFSELLIDLFSAVKTGKTNEIQKLLNTLKGEATLIDWLKDYRDSYGSGVLSWAVKNSDQEAIRLLLEAGAEPDETNARGETPLLSALDQGNEDLIQIFLEAGADTEKKDFAGNTPLTKAVSTGNVSIVEMVLENEYSTPDLEERNGEGYTPILLAVDLGHLEIVEYLLDQGADFLKKNSEGRTILHLTALHNDFEILDLFLEKEETKTILEDKDADGNTALLLASSHDSVECLEKLIQVGADILQLNASGKTGLEEAERQKYHHVTKILKKVLTEKLFFAAKHGEDELCRNILQIGISPNPIDQEGNTPLHVAVIHDRISTTELLFQWNASPFLKNLNGKSPLDIAKEEKKIEFVRILEPEKD, encoded by the coding sequence ATGCTCGGTTCCAACCTTGTTTTTGTTTTATTTTATTCTGGAGAATTTTTTCTGACTGATTTTTCTGAATTACTAATCGATCTATTTTCCGCAGTCAAAACCGGAAAAACGAACGAAATTCAAAAACTTCTTAACACCTTAAAAGGGGAAGCGACTCTTATCGATTGGTTGAAAGATTATAGAGACAGTTACGGCTCTGGAGTTTTATCTTGGGCCGTAAAAAATTCGGATCAAGAAGCCATTCGACTTTTACTCGAAGCCGGAGCCGAACCCGATGAAACCAATGCAAGAGGAGAAACCCCGCTTTTAAGCGCTTTGGATCAAGGTAACGAAGATTTGATTCAAATTTTTTTAGAAGCAGGCGCAGATACGGAAAAAAAGGATTTTGCCGGAAACACTCCTCTTACAAAAGCTGTGAGCACCGGAAACGTTTCGATCGTAGAAATGGTATTGGAAAACGAATATTCAACTCCGGATTTAGAAGAAAGAAACGGAGAAGGATATACTCCGATCCTTTTAGCAGTAGATCTAGGACATCTGGAAATTGTAGAATATCTTTTAGACCAAGGCGCGGATTTTTTAAAGAAAAACTCAGAAGGAAGAACCATTCTTCATCTAACGGCACTACATAATGATTTTGAAATATTAGATTTATTTTTAGAAAAAGAAGAAACAAAAACTATATTAGAAGATAAGGATGCGGATGGAAATACAGCCTTACTTCTTGCATCCTCTCATGATAGCGTAGAATGTTTAGAAAAACTGATTCAAGTTGGAGCAGATATTTTACAGCTAAACGCATCGGGAAAAACCGGATTAGAAGAAGCGGAAAGACAAAAATATCATCACGTTACAAAAATCCTTAAAAAAGTTCTTACTGAAAAATTATTTTTTGCCGCCAAACACGGAGAAGACGAACTTTGCAGAAACATTCTTCAAATTGGAATTTCACCAAACCCGATCGACCAGGAAGGGAATACACCGCTTCACGTCGCAGTCATTCATGATCGGATTTCTACGACTGAGTTATTGTTCCAATGGAATGCCTCTCCATTCTTAAAAAATCTAAATGGAAAATCACCTTTAGACATTGCAAAAGAAGAAAAGAAAATAGAATTTGTTCGGATATTAGAACCGGAAAAAGATTAA
- a CDS encoding TIGR00730 family Rossman fold protein — protein sequence MDLTKLAVCVFCGSRSGNNPVYTEAARNLGRLLVEKNLDLVFGGASCGIMGTIADAVMDKGGGVSGIIPDFLSIKEVKHDRVKDLMIVSSMHERKFRMYERSSGFIALPGGIGTLDELVEITTWNQLKLISKPLGLLNVNGYFEYLLKQLGRMVDDGFLDSETKESLIVSEDPEELLDLLSRRFV from the coding sequence ATGGATTTAACCAAATTGGCGGTTTGTGTTTTTTGTGGTTCACGTTCCGGAAACAATCCGGTTTATACGGAAGCGGCTCGGAACTTGGGTCGATTGCTCGTTGAAAAAAATTTAGATTTGGTTTTTGGAGGAGCTTCGTGCGGTATCATGGGAACGATTGCAGATGCTGTAATGGACAAGGGAGGAGGTGTGTCTGGAATCATTCCGGATTTTCTTTCTATCAAAGAAGTTAAACACGATCGTGTTAAGGATTTGATGATCGTTTCTTCCATGCACGAAAGAAAATTTAGGATGTATGAAAGGTCTTCTGGTTTTATCGCGTTGCCGGGTGGAATTGGGACTTTGGACGAGCTCGTGGAAATTACCACTTGGAATCAACTCAAACTCATTTCAAAACCTTTAGGTTTACTTAATGTAAATGGTTATTTCGAATATTTACTCAAACAATTAGGTAGAATGGTGGACGATGGTTTTTTAGATTCGGAAACTAAAGAAAGCCTGATCGTTTCGGAAGATCCGGAAGAATTACTCGATTTATTGAGTAGACGTTTTGTTTAG
- a CDS encoding SDR family oxidoreductase: MIHSFFLEKSFLVTGASSGIGRALVLELNRNGTVVGAIARRKELLKELKNEAKFPDKIISFPGDVSDFSQLKKITEEFRKKVRRIDGMIHSAGISMRGLAKETDIKVYENLMNVNFYPLVHLFKLLESELRQNQGHFIAVSSLQGRFATQYRSGYAASKHAVQAFMDSIRLETCESGMHVMTVSPGYVKTDISLKALSGDGSAYGIMDEGIKNGLAAEKVATIILKAIESKKRDVYPSQFREMLAYWISRFSPSLLDRLLRNARVT, encoded by the coding sequence ATGATTCATTCTTTCTTTTTAGAAAAATCTTTTTTGGTTACGGGAGCTAGCTCCGGTATTGGCAGGGCTCTCGTTTTAGAACTCAATCGAAATGGAACCGTAGTAGGAGCAATTGCTCGAAGAAAGGAATTGTTGAAAGAATTAAAAAACGAAGCCAAGTTTCCGGATAAAATCATTTCTTTTCCCGGAGACGTTTCCGATTTTTCTCAACTCAAAAAGATTACGGAGGAATTCAGAAAAAAAGTCAGACGTATCGACGGAATGATCCATAGCGCTGGAATTAGCATGCGCGGTCTTGCGAAAGAAACGGATATTAAAGTTTATGAAAATCTAATGAACGTAAATTTCTATCCTTTGGTTCACTTATTCAAACTTTTAGAATCGGAACTGAGACAGAATCAGGGTCATTTTATTGCTGTGTCTTCTTTACAAGGAAGGTTTGCAACTCAATATCGTTCTGGTTATGCGGCGAGCAAACACGCGGTTCAGGCGTTTATGGATAGTATCCGACTGGAAACCTGCGAGAGCGGGATGCACGTTATGACAGTTTCTCCGGGGTATGTAAAAACGGATATTTCTTTGAAAGCTTTATCTGGAGACGGTTCCGCTTACGGAATAATGGATGAAGGAATTAAGAACGGACTTGCAGCTGAAAAAGTGGCAACCATCATTTTGAAAGCGATTGAATCCAAAAAAAGAGACGTATATCCGTCTCAGTTCAGAGAGATGTTGGCTTATTGGATCAGTCGATTTTCTCCTTCTTTATTGGATCGACTTTTGAGAAATGCAAGAGTTACTTA
- a CDS encoding DUF2889 domain-containing protein, whose product MSKLQELKERIRFRNTDFQRNYESRYYWFPEESPPFCIIEVNQYDPYHDMTLYLEVDLTTLKIVKSGVEEKRVPYETCPTAIKTYDYLVGEEMSYVKLMNRFPADKTLGCLHINELIQNAAMNFHSAYAFYLKERNFPAQLDEYKMYEGNLPARERREIGRHWWMKDRGVKNSCYSFSTRHEKPELKDQVKHLDSITAMMVKEFKKSKKEET is encoded by the coding sequence ATGAGCAAGTTGCAGGAACTTAAAGAAAGGATTCGTTTTCGAAACACAGATTTTCAAAGAAACTATGAAAGTAGATATTATTGGTTTCCGGAAGAATCCCCGCCGTTTTGTATCATAGAAGTAAATCAATATGATCCTTATCATGATATGACTTTATATTTGGAAGTAGACCTCACCACATTGAAAATCGTAAAGTCCGGGGTAGAAGAAAAAAGGGTTCCTTATGAAACTTGTCCGACCGCAATCAAAACATACGATTATTTAGTGGGAGAAGAAATGTCCTACGTAAAATTGATGAATCGTTTTCCAGCGGACAAAACGTTAGGCTGTCTTCACATCAACGAACTGATTCAAAATGCAGCTATGAATTTTCATTCCGCATACGCATTTTATCTTAAAGAGAGAAATTTCCCAGCTCAACTAGACGAGTACAAAATGTACGAAGGAAATCTTCCCGCTCGAGAAAGAAGAGAAATCGGAAGACATTGGTGGATGAAAGATAGAGGGGTCAAAAATTCCTGTTATTCGTTTTCTACACGTCACGAAAAACCAGAACTCAAAGATCAAGTGAAACATCTTGACAGCATTACTGCAATGATGGTAAAAGAATTTAAGAAATCGAAGAAAGAAGAAACTTGA
- a CDS encoding AEC family transporter, whose protein sequence is MSHLMLIPICLAGGWMLKRVKIFPENSGIVLGNFVVYVSLPSLILSSKIELENSLVFLAFIPWLIFGVSVVFFYVIGKFFHWDSETKIATILCCGLGNTSFLGLPILRMLYGEEVTNSVLIVDQLGTFLCLAIPGFIFALRFQKDSKTNRNPITSVLKKLFTFPPFLALLFSFFLRFFTVSESIHFVLKILGETLVPIALFTVGFQMELGSKLKKSENFIEPLSIGLIYKLLISPIMIFLIYIFLNINPKYLKIAVLEAGMAPMITASIVSIQMGFKPSLSATFPGIGILCSVPTLFLFYFILENFF, encoded by the coding sequence GTGTCTCATCTAATGCTCATCCCGATTTGTCTTGCAGGTGGTTGGATGCTCAAACGAGTAAAAATTTTTCCTGAAAATTCAGGAATTGTACTCGGAAACTTCGTAGTTTATGTTTCTCTACCATCTCTGATTTTAAGCAGTAAAATAGAACTGGAAAACTCTCTGGTTTTTTTGGCATTTATACCTTGGTTGATCTTCGGAGTTTCAGTCGTATTCTTTTATGTCATCGGAAAATTCTTTCATTGGGATTCGGAAACAAAAATCGCAACTATACTTTGTTGCGGTTTGGGAAATACTTCTTTTTTAGGATTGCCCATTTTAAGAATGTTATACGGAGAAGAAGTCACCAACTCGGTGTTAATCGTAGATCAATTGGGAACCTTTCTCTGCCTTGCCATTCCAGGCTTTATTTTTGCGTTACGTTTTCAAAAAGATTCAAAGACAAACAGAAATCCGATCACTTCCGTTTTAAAAAAGCTCTTTACTTTTCCTCCTTTTCTTGCTTTACTTTTTTCGTTTTTTCTCAGATTTTTCACCGTTTCAGAATCGATTCATTTTGTACTTAAAATTTTGGGGGAAACCTTAGTGCCGATCGCATTATTTACAGTAGGATTTCAAATGGAACTAGGATCTAAACTCAAAAAATCGGAGAATTTTATAGAACCTTTATCTATCGGACTTATTTATAAATTGCTAATTTCCCCTATTATGATATTTTTAATTTATATTTTTCTAAACATAAACCCAAAGTATCTAAAAATAGCGGTTTTAGAAGCAGGAATGGCTCCGATGATCACCGCCTCTATCGTTTCCATTCAAATGGGTTTTAAGCCCAGTCTTTCCGCGACTTTTCCAGGGATAGGAATCTTATGCTCGGTTCCAACCTTGTTTTTGTTTTATTTTATTCTGGAGAATTTTTTCTGA